GGATGGTATCTGCGGCGTTAGCAGAGGCGGCACCAACGGCGAATAAGGCTGCAACAATCAATTTTTTCATTATCATTTTCCTGATAGTAATCAATGTGACAAATAACCAGCGAATTCAGGCGTCTGCGGTTGGGTAAAGTGCGTCGCATCCCCTTGTTCAACGATGCGGCCGTTTTCCATATACACCACACGACTGGCCGTTTTACGGGCAAATTCAACTTCGTGGGTCACAATCACCTGCGTAATCCCGGTTTCTGCCAATTCACGAATGATGTTGACGACCTGAGCGGTAATTTCAGGGTCCAGCGCGGCAGTGGGCTCATCAAATAGCAGAACCTGAGGTTCCATCATCAGCGCACGGGCAATCGCGACACGCTGTTGCTGCCCGCCAGAAAGATGGAGAGGGAAGCGATCGGCAAAGTCATTGAGGCGCAGACGTGTTAGCAGTTTGTTCGCCCGCGCTTTCGCTTCTTCTTTACTCAGTCCCAGCACGCGGCAGGGCGCTTCGATAAGATTCTGCACCACGGTCAAATGCGGCCACAAATTATATTGTTGGAACACCATTCCGACGTTCTGACGCAATTCACGGATCGCGCTGTCGGATGGCGTGCGCTGAAAATCAAACTGATTACCGGCGATGGAAAGCTTGCCAGAACGCGGCATTTCCAACAGATTAAGAACGCGTATCAGCGAGCTCTTTCCCGCACCGCTGGGACCAAGGAGCACGAGCGTTTCACCCGCAGGACAATCGAGGGTGATATCAAATAGTGCCTGGTATGTGCCGTAGAAACAGTTAATGCCGTTTAGTTGAATACTCATGCGTAAGAATTGAATAGACATTGATGCGGCGAATGTTAACGTCGGCAGAATAGTTATGCAATCACCGTGGGTTAAAATTTGCCAATAAGCGATTTGTTGATTAAATAATAGCACAAAATAGCGGCTTACAATCTGGGCGCCCGCTTTCTCATAGCGGGTGCTAACAGTACCGCCGACTTATATTTACGTGTACTTAACATTCATTAGAAAAGCAGTGAAAGGAGACGACATGCAATTATCCACCACGCCAAGTCTGGAAGGTTTCACCATCACTGAATATTGTGGCGTCGTGACCGGCGAAGCCATCCTGGGCGCGAACATCTTCCGGGACTTTTTTGCCAGCATCCGCGATGTCGTTGGCGGCCGGTCTGGTGCCTATGAGAAGGAGCTACGTAAGGCGCGGCAGATTGCGTTCAAAGAGTTACAGGAGCAAGCCGAAGATTTAGGGGCGAATGCCGTGGTAGGCATCGATCTTGACTATGAAACCGTCGGGAAGGACGGCAGTATGCTGATGGTGACCGTGAGCGGTACCGCAGTAAAAGTTCGCCGCTAGCAGCTTATACTCGTCATACTTCAAGTTGCATGTGCGTTGGCTGCGCTCACTCACCCGAATCACTTACTCAAGTAAGCTCATCGGGATTCGTTCTCTTGCCGCCTTCCTGAAACTCGAATTATTTAGAGTATATATAGTGAGTTGGCGAAGAGATGGTGTGGAAGAACGTATAGAGTGGAATAACGATGTTGAAATGGATGCTCTGTATAGTATTGGGGCTGTTAGCGGGTTGCCAGTCAGCACCTTCCTTGTTGCAGGAACAGAATAATTATGTGCTGGAGACCGCAGTGCAGTCGCGGGCGCAGGAATCGCGTATCCGCTTTCTGGTGATTCACTATACGGCGGAAGACTTTGCCACCTCGCTGAATATTTTGACCGATGAGCATGTCAGCGCCCATTATCTGATTCCAGCTCACCCTCCTTTGCAACGTGGTAAGCCACTTGCTTGGCAACTGGTGCCGGAATCTCAGGCTGCCTGGCATGCGGGAGCCAGTAGCTGGCGCGGATTTAGTCGACTGAATAATTCTTCGATTGGTATTGAGATCGAAAACGCGGGCTATGAACGCACGCTAACGGGCTATACGTGGGAGCCGTTTACCGCCTCGCAGATTCAGCTCGTGACTGCGATCGCCCGCGATATTGTCGACCGCTACCAGATTGCTCCGCAGAACGTGGTGGCGCACAGCGATATTGCTCCACAGCGCAAACAAGACCCCGGGCCGCTGTTCCCTTGGCAGGCGCTAGCGCAAGCGGGCATTGGTGCCTGGCCGGATGCGCAGCGGGTCGCGTTCTATTTAAGTGGTCGACTGCCGATGCAGCCAGTGGATGAAGCGGTTCTGCTGGAGAAACTGGGGCGCTATGGTTACGCGGTGCAAGACACGATGACGGCGCGCGAAAAGCGGCAGGTGATTGCCGCTTTCCAGATGCATTTCCGCCCCGAGAACTATCAAGGCCAGCCAGATGCGCAAAGTGAAGCGATCGTCGACGCGCTGCTGGAGAAATACGGCAACCGCTAAACCGTTTCCTTCTCTGCCAGTTTCGCAATACGCGCCGCCATACCACGGAAGATAAACAGGTGAGCGGGCATCATCAGAAACCAGTAGACCAGCCCGTTGAACCCTGAAGGGTGCCAGCGGGCGCGCACATCCACGGTTCGGTGAGTGCCCTTATCGGTGATGGTAAAATTGAGTTTACCCAACCCTGGGGCTTTCATGCCGAATAATAGCACTAGCTGACGCTGTGGCTTGATCGAAATAACCTTCCAGCCGTCAATCTTGTCGCCCACTTCCAGCGTCGGACGATCGGGGCGTCCGTAAGTCACGCCGTTGCCGCAGAGATCGTCGAGCCGAGCGCGGATATTCCACAGCGTATTGGCGTAAAAATAGCCTTCCTTGCCGCCGACCTGCTGGATGACCTGCCAGAGCGCCTGACTGGACGCGGACGTCTTCATCGAATGGCCCGCTTGTTTAGGGTAAAAGCCGTAATTGGGCTTCCAACGTGCGCGGACCTCGGTGTCATCGCCCCAGTCGGCCTGCTGCACGCTCTCCATTTCGCTTTGCAGCGTGAAGCGCACGGCGTCATCAAAGCTAATCAGCGTTTGTGGGATCAATGTCTGGAGTTCGCGGTCATCGGCCTGTAAATCGTGTTTTAAACCCTGAATAAGCGCGCGGGCGATGAACGGCGGAACCGATGTGACCAAGTGCAGGAACCAGACAGACATGAAATGTGTCGGCATGGGAACGGGTATCAGCAATCTGCGTTTGCCGCTGATCTGAATGAAACGCTCGAACATGGTCTGGTAGCTGATGTATTCGGGGCCTGCGGCATCCATGATGCGGTTTTCTGTCGCGGGGTGCTGTGCGATATTGATCAGATACACCAGCAGGTTTTCCAGCGCAATGGGGGACGATTTAGATCGCACCCAGCGCGGCGGCGTCAATATCGGCAGGTTATAGACCATATCGCGCATGATCTCGAACGCCGCCGAACCGGTACCGATAATAATACCCGCACGCAGCTCTGTGACGGGAATGCCGCTACTGCGTAATACATCACCGGTGATTTGACGTGCTTGCATGTGTGGTGAGGCATCACGTTTTACCTGAAGCGACCCCAGATAGATAATCTGTTTTACGCGGCTAGAGGTCAGTGCCAGCAGCAGGTTCATGGCGGTCATCCGTTCTCTTGCCACGAAGTCCGCGCCGTCGCCCATGCTGTGCACCAGATAATAGAGTGTTTCTGCGCCCCACAGGCCATCCGGCAGGCTTTCTGGCTTAGCGAGATCAACCTGTTGGCAGTCGACGCCCGGCAAATTTCGTGAGGCGAGGGACTCAGTATTTCGGCCAGCAGCGATGACTCGGTTGCCTTGTTTACTCAACCGCTCGGTTAAATGGCGGCCAATGTAGCCAGTTGCGCCCAGAATCAGGATCGGGGCTGAGGGGGATGTCATGTGCCAGTGGCTCCACAGCAAAATATAACCATGGCTTACTATAATCGCGAAAAGGCAAATCGGGAAAGGGCAAAAAACGACGAAAAATAGGGAATTAATGCTTAGCTGGAACCAAGCGTAATCTAACATGACCTACCTGCCCGATAGCCGAGGCTACCGGACAGAAGGGGGTAAAACGCGGGCGTATTAGGCCAGAACGGTGTCGCCTTGCAGTTGGCAACTACAGGCCAAAACATAGCCCTGTTCGATCTCGGCTGGTGTTAGCGTCATGGTACTGCTAGTGGTGTAATTACCGGATAGCACGTGAGTTTTGCAGCTCCCGCAAACACCGGCGCGGCAGGCAGCGGTAACCAGCACCTTATTGGCTTCCAGTGCGGCTAGCAGGCTGATACCCACTGGCACGCGCAGGTTTTTCAGCGGACGACTGATGGTCAGCGTGAGCTGATCGGCGTCGTCATCCAGCACGTCATCTGTTGGGCGGAACTGTTCTTTGAAGATGCGGTTTGAGGCAACGCCAAGCTGCTGACTCAGGGTTTCAATCTGATTCATGTACGGCGCTGGGCCGCAGGTCATCACGGTGCGGCTGGCGATATCCGGTACGTGTTCGACCAGCAGGTCGCCGCTGATTCGTCCAGAGAGGAAGCCGGGCGCAGCGTCAAATTCTGCCATCAGCGTCAGATGCAACTGCTGAGGGTAACGCTGCACCAGATCCTGCCATTCTTTGGCGAAGATCACCTGCAGCGGATTGCGCACGTTGAAAATAACGTGGATATCGGTTTGTGATTTGTTTGCCAGCAGCCAGCGGCACATCGACATAATCGGCGTGACACCGCAGCCTGCCGCCGCCATCAGGTAGCGATCGCTGACGGCGTTGGCACAGGTAAACTCGCCCTGTGCATCGGACAACCACAGATAATCGCCGACTTTCAGCGTTTGGGTCAGCCAGCGTGAACCGACACCGTCGTCCAGTCTTCTTACCGTTAAGGTAATAAAACGGCTGAGGCCCGGTGAAGACGAAATCGTATAAGCCCGTAGCGTCTCCGCGCTGTTGGCAATGCTGACTAACGCATACTGACCCGGCTGATACGGATAAAAATCATGATTAACCAGTGAAATCGTCCAGACATCCGGCGTTTCCTGGGTAATCGAATGTACCTGCATGCGGTTAGAACAAAGCGGTGTCGGCCCAATCTGTAGTGCGGGCATGGTCATAATCAATCTCCATAACAAACGGGTACGGTGAAGCGTGTAAAAATGGCGGCCCATAAGACAGTGGGCTTAGCGCGAGGCATCAATGCTGACACCTCACGCTGCGTGACGAGGAACACGCTCCTCCGTCCGCATTGATTCATCACGCGGCCAGAATGGTGTTCATGTCCTGTTCAACGGTGGTAATCGCTCGCATACCGAATTTGTCGTTCAGAATGGCAAGCAGGTTATCCGTCAGGAAGCCCGGAGCCGTCGGCCCGGTGTAGATATTCTTCACGCCGAGAGACAGCAGGGTGAGCAGGATGACAATCGCTTTCTGTTCAAACCAGGACAGCACCAGACTCAGCGGCAGGTCGTTCACGCCACAGCCCAATTTTTCCGCCAGTTTCACGGCCAGAATAATTGCCGCGTAGGCGTCATTACATTGGCCGACATCCAGCAGACGTGGCAGGCCTTCCAGCGTACCGAAGTCCAGTTTGTTGAAACGGTATTTACCGCAGGCCAGCGTCATGATCAGGCAGTCTTGCGGAACGTTCAGCGTAAAGTCAGTGAAGTAGCTACGTTCTTCACGGCTACCGTCACATCCGCCAACTAGGAAGACGTGGCGCAGTTTTTTCTGTGCTACCAGATCGATGACGGTATCCGCGGCGCTCAGCAGCGTTTCACGACCAAAGCCGACGGTGATCATGTGCTCGATTTCGCTGTATGGGAAACCAGCCAGACCCTGCGCCTGCTCGATAACTGGGCTGAAATCGTCGCCTTCCAGATGGTTCACGCCCGGCCAGCCAACGATGCTGCGCGTCCAGATACGGTCGCCATAGTTACCCACGTTTGGATCGATAATGCAGTTAGAGGTCATGACGATCGCGCCTGGGAATTTGGCAAACTCAGTCTGCTGGTTCTGCCAGCCGCTGCCGTAGTTACCCGCCAGATGCGTGAATTTTTTCAGCTCTGGGTAACCGTGTGCAGGCAGCATTTCGCCGTGGGTATAAATATTCACGCCGGTGCCTTCGGTTTGCTCCAGCAGCATGCGCAGATCTTTCAGGTCATGACCGGAAATCAGAATCGCTTTACCCGCAATTGGGCGGACGTTAACGGAGGTTGGCTGTGGATGACCGTAAGCATTGGTTTCGCCATGGTCGAGGATCGCCATAACGTTGAAGTTCATTTTACCGATGCCCATTGCGTTGTTCAGCAGGGTGTCAACATCGGATGGTTGCGTGCCCAGCCATGCCATGAAGGCATGATATTCGGCATAAATTGCATTGTCATACTGACCGAGAACGTGGGCATGTTCCATATAGGCCGCCGCGCCTTTCAGGCCATAAAGGTTGAGCATGCGCAAGCCGTGAATGTCGTCACCCACGCTGGCTTTATCA
This genomic interval from Pectobacterium aquaticum contains the following:
- the artP gene encoding arginine ABC transporter ATP-binding protein ArtP — translated: MSIQLNGINCFYGTYQALFDITLDCPAGETLVLLGPSGAGKSSLIRVLNLLEMPRSGKLSIAGNQFDFQRTPSDSAIRELRQNVGMVFQQYNLWPHLTVVQNLIEAPCRVLGLSKEEAKARANKLLTRLRLNDFADRFPLHLSGGQQQRVAIARALMMEPQVLLFDEPTAALDPEITAQVVNIIRELAETGITQVIVTHEVEFARKTASRVVYMENGRIVEQGDATHFTQPQTPEFAGYLSH
- a CDS encoding heavy metal-binding domain-containing protein; translated protein: MQLSTTPSLEGFTITEYCGVVTGEAILGANIFRDFFASIRDVVGGRSGAYEKELRKARQIAFKELQEQAEDLGANAVVGIDLDYETVGKDGSMLMVTVSGTAVKVRR
- a CDS encoding N-acetylmuramoyl-L-alanine amidase, with protein sequence MLKWMLCIVLGLLAGCQSAPSLLQEQNNYVLETAVQSRAQESRIRFLVIHYTAEDFATSLNILTDEHVSAHYLIPAHPPLQRGKPLAWQLVPESQAAWHAGASSWRGFSRLNNSSIGIEIENAGYERTLTGYTWEPFTASQIQLVTAIARDIVDRYQIAPQNVVAHSDIAPQRKQDPGPLFPWQALAQAGIGAWPDAQRVAFYLSGRLPMQPVDEAVLLEKLGRYGYAVQDTMTAREKRQVIAAFQMHFRPENYQGQPDAQSEAIVDALLEKYGNR
- a CDS encoding DUF2867 domain-containing protein; the protein is MTSPSAPILILGATGYIGRHLTERLSKQGNRVIAAGRNTESLASRNLPGVDCQQVDLAKPESLPDGLWGAETLYYLVHSMGDGADFVARERMTAMNLLLALTSSRVKQIIYLGSLQVKRDASPHMQARQITGDVLRSSGIPVTELRAGIIIGTGSAAFEIMRDMVYNLPILTPPRWVRSKSSPIALENLLVYLINIAQHPATENRIMDAAGPEYISYQTMFERFIQISGKRRLLIPVPMPTHFMSVWFLHLVTSVPPFIARALIQGLKHDLQADDRELQTLIPQTLISFDDAVRFTLQSEMESVQQADWGDDTEVRARWKPNYGFYPKQAGHSMKTSASSQALWQVIQQVGGKEGYFYANTLWNIRARLDDLCGNGVTYGRPDRPTLEVGDKIDGWKVISIKPQRQLVLLFGMKAPGLGKLNFTITDKGTHRTVDVRARWHPSGFNGLVYWFLMMPAHLFIFRGMAARIAKLAEKETV
- the hcr gene encoding NADH oxidoreductase, which produces MTMPALQIGPTPLCSNRMQVHSITQETPDVWTISLVNHDFYPYQPGQYALVSIANSAETLRAYTISSSPGLSRFITLTVRRLDDGVGSRWLTQTLKVGDYLWLSDAQGEFTCANAVSDRYLMAAAGCGVTPIMSMCRWLLANKSQTDIHVIFNVRNPLQVIFAKEWQDLVQRYPQQLHLTLMAEFDAAPGFLSGRISGDLLVEHVPDIASRTVMTCGPAPYMNQIETLSQQLGVASNRIFKEQFRPTDDVLDDDADQLTLTISRPLKNLRVPVGISLLAALEANKVLVTAACRAGVCGSCKTHVLSGNYTTSSTMTLTPAEIEQGYVLACSCQLQGDTVLA
- the hcp gene encoding hydroxylamine reductase — translated: MFCVQCEQTIRTPVGNGCSYAQGMCGKTAETSDLQDLLVAVLQGLSAWALKARELDIIDHDVDNFAPRAFFSTLTNVNFDSQRIIGYAQEAITLRESLAVRCRLHDATATVDHPMAALQLAGNDIPTLLQQAADFALDSDKASVGDDIHGLRMLNLYGLKGAAAYMEHAHVLGQYDNAIYAEYHAFMAWLGTQPSDVDTLLNNAMGIGKMNFNVMAILDHGETNAYGHPQPTSVNVRPIAGKAILISGHDLKDLRMLLEQTEGTGVNIYTHGEMLPAHGYPELKKFTHLAGNYGSGWQNQQTEFAKFPGAIVMTSNCIIDPNVGNYGDRIWTRSIVGWPGVNHLEGDDFSPVIEQAQGLAGFPYSEIEHMITVGFGRETLLSAADTVIDLVAQKKLRHVFLVGGCDGSREERSYFTDFTLNVPQDCLIMTLACGKYRFNKLDFGTLEGLPRLLDVGQCNDAYAAIILAVKLAEKLGCGVNDLPLSLVLSWFEQKAIVILLTLLSLGVKNIYTGPTAPGFLTDNLLAILNDKFGMRAITTVEQDMNTILAA